The genomic interval CGGTGCCGTCCGGCCCGAGGTCGACCGCCGTCCGGACGTGGTCGCCGGTGCCGAGCAGGTCGTCCCAGGTGTCGAAGAGGCCGTTGGAGTTGTTGACGACCACGAAGACCATCGTGAGGGCCGTCACCTGCGCGAAGAGCAGCATGCACAGCCGCGCCAGGAACCGTACGGGCCGGGGCCCGCCGACCCTGCTCCACAGGGCCAGCGGCAGGACGAGCGCCACCACGACCAGGGCGATCGTGGTGAGGAAGAAGGGTGTCCCCGTCAGGCTCATCAGGCTCTCGTTTCGGGTGTCGGACCCGGCGCGGGCCCTGGGCCCTGCGCAAGTGAGAGCCTCTCGTCCGTTCTAGATGGCCTGACGGCCTCCTCGGTTCCCGGTCGCGGTACGGGCTCGGGTGCGGCCGGGCGGTCAGACCAGCCTGCGGGCCGTCGCCCAGCGGGTCAGCTCGTGCCGGTTGGACAGCTGGAGCTTGCGCAGCACCGCCGAGACGTGGGACTCCACCGTCTTCACGGAGATGAACAGCTGCTTGGCGATCTCCTTGTAGGCGTAGCCACGGGCGATCAGGCGCAGCACCTCGCGCTCGCGCTGGGTGAGGCGGTCGAGATCCTCGTCGACCGGCGGGGCGTCGGTGGAGGCGAAGGCGTCGAGGACGAAGCCGGCCAGCCGGGGCGAGAAGACGGCGTCGCCGTCCTTGACCCGGAAGACGGCGTCGACCAGGTCGGTGCCGGTGATGGTCTTGGTGACGTAGCCGCGGGCGCCGCCGCGGATGACGCCGATGACGTCCTCGGCGGCGTCGGACACCGACAGCGCGAGGAAGCGGACCGGGTGCTCCGGGTCGGCCATCAGCGGGGCGCAGCGGCGCAGCACCTCCACCCCGCCGCCACCGGGGAGGTGGACGTCCAGCAGGACGACCTCGGGGCGGGTCGCGGTGATCACGGTGACGGCCTGGTCGACGTCGGCGGCCTCGCCCACGACCTCGACGCCCGTGCGGTCGGTGGCCCCGATCTCCGCCTGCACACCCGTCCGGAACATCCGGTGGTCGTCCACCAGCACGACCCGTACGTGGCGCTCCGTCGTCTCTTCGGTCGTCATGCCGCCGCCCTCTCCATTTCCAGCTCCACTTCGGTTCCCCCACCGGGCACGGAGCGCAGTCTCGCCGTGCCGCCGTTGCGCTGCATCCTGCCGATGATGGACTCGCGGACGCCCATCCGGTCGTCCGGCACCGCGTCCAGGTCGAAGCCGGGCCCGCGGTCGCGCACGGAGAGGAAGACCGTGCGCCCCTCGACCTCGGCGTAGACCTGGACGGCGCCGCCCTCGCCACCGTACTTGGCGGCGTTGACCATGGCTTCACGGGCGGCCTGCATCTGTGCGGCCAGCCTCTCGTCCAGGGGGCAGTCGCCGACGACCACGACCTCGATCGGCACCCCGTGGTGGTCCTCGACCTCGGCGGCCGTGGCCTTGACGGCCTCGGCGAGGGTCGTGGGCTCCTCCGCCTCGTCCTTCCCCCGCCCCTCCGGCCGGTACAGCCAGGCGCGCAGCTCGCGCTCCTGGGCGCGGGCGAGCCGGGCGACCTCGCGGGGGTCCTCGGCGTTGCGCTGGATCAGGGTGAGGGTGTGCAGGACGGAGTCGTGGACGTGCGCGGCCACCTCGGCCCGCTCCTGGGCGCGGATGCGCATGGTGCGTTCGGCGGAGAGGTCCTGGGTCATCCGTACGAGCGAGGGTCCGGCCAGCAGCGCGATGCCGACGAGGACGGCCAGCGACGCCTGGAGGACGGTGCCGAGGTGCTCCGCCGAGCCCTGGAGGACGACGATGCCGGTGACGCCGATGCCGGCCAGGGCGACGCCCGCGGCGCCGCGGGCGAGCGGCAGGACGCGCTTGCGGCGGCTGACCTCCATCCAGTGGGCGCGGCGGGCGTTGTCCGCCTGGCGCCAGACGAGGGCTACGCCCGCGCCGACGAGCAGCAGCGGCCAGATGTAGGCGTTGGCCCGGCCGAGGTGGAGGTTGTCGACGAAGATCGCGGCGCCGATGACGAGCGCGAGGAGCGCGACGACCTGACCCCGGTCGGGCTTACGGGCGAAGAGGCGCCGCCGCCCGTCGGGCAGGGTCTCGGCGGGCGCCGGGCGCGGCGCCTCGACGCCGCCGACGCCGAGCGGCACGACGAACCAGAACACCGCGTAGAGCACCGCGCCCATGCCCTGGGCCAGCAGCAGCGCCAGGAAGACGATCCGCACCCAGGAGACCGGCGCCCCCAGGTGCCCGGCGAGACCACGGGCGACGCCGCCGAGCATCCGGCCCTCGGCGCTGCGGTAGAGCTTGCGCGGGGGGATGTCCGCGCGGGGCGGCGTCGGCGACGGTGGGGCGGTGGTCATGGTCCGATCGTCACATGCGGGCGTGTGTACGGGCATCAGGGTTGGACCCTGACGGGACCCGGGGGTGGGGGTGGGTGAGCGGCGGCGGGTGGGTGGCGGCCGGTGGGCTGGTGCGGGGGGGTGTGCCCTGCGGGCGGCTTGTTCCCCAGCCCCGCCCCTTCCCGAAACCGGGGGCAAGCCCCCGGGCCCCCGTTCCGCGCTGACGCGCGGTGTCCTCAAACGCCGGACGGGCTGATTTTCAGCCCGTCCGGCGTTTGAGGACAGGGGTCCGGGGCGGAGCCCCGGTTTCGGGAAGGGGCGGGGCTGGGGAAAGGCCGCCCGCAGGGCACACCGCCGTCCCCCTACCGCCCCGGCCGAAACCCGTCCCGCACCGCATCGAACACCGGCCGATGCCGCTCCCAATCCGCCTTCGGCCCCGACAGATAGATCGCGTACTCGCTACCCCCCTCACGCCCGAACCCCAGGTCGATCGCCCGGAAATCCCGCGCGCGCCCCTTGAACTCGAACTCCCAGACCGCCGCCGGCTCCCCCCGGTACGTGGTCTCCTGCATGCGCCCCCGCTGGTAGCCGTCGACCTTGGTCCGCATCTGCGACTCGACGTCCTTCCAGTGCTGGAGGTGGTCGGGGCTCGCGAAGCCCAGGACGTTGACCTTGAGGTTCACCAGGCCGGTGCGGTCGATGTAGTCGACCTCCACGGCCGACTTGGCACGGCGGGTCCAGCCGTCCGGGACGGGGAAGGAGACGCCGAGCTTCTCCTCCTTGACCAAGTGGTAGCCCTTGGGCACGGGCGGGAGCGGCGTGGTGGACGCCGAGGGCCGCGCCGGTGCCGGGGAGGCGTCCGGCTTCGGGGCGTCCTTCGCGGGCGCGTCGCGGGCGGTGGTGTCCTCGGTGCCGCCGTCGCGGAGGTAGAGGGCCGCGCCGCCCGCCAGACCGGCGACCGCGACGACGGAGACCGCGATCGCGATCCACAGGGACGCGCGCTTGGGGCGGCGTTCGCCGCTGTCGCCCTTACGGTCGCTGGTTGCCTGGCCCTCACCCTTACGGTCACCCGCGCCGTCGACCGGCACCGGCTCGGGCACGGTGACCGGCTCCGCGGCCGGCGCCACGGGGCGGGGCGCCTCCGCGCGGGCGTCCCCGAGGTCGCTTCCGGGAGCGGCGTCCGGCGTGCCCACCGGCATCAGCGTCGTCTCCGCCTCCGCCGCCGGCTCCCGCAGGATCTGCTCGGCCAGCTCGGCCGGGGGCCGCAGGTCCGGCTCCTTGGCGAGGAGGGTCTCGACGAGCCTGGTCAGCGCGCCCGCCCGGCGCGGCGGCTCCAGGGGGTCCATGGCGATCGCGTAGGCCGTCTCGACGGCCGTGTCCTTGCGGAACGGCGGCCGGCCCTCCAGCGCCTGGTAGAGGGTCGCGCCGAGGGCCCACAGGTCGGAGGCGGGGCCGGGCTTGCCGCCCTTGACCCGCTCGGGCGCGATGTAGTCGATCGAGCCGACCATCTCGCCGGTCTTGGTGAGGGTCGAGGTGCCGGTGGACCGGGCGATGCCGAAGTCGGTGAGGACGACCCGGCCGTCGGCGCCGAGGAGGACGTTGCCCGGCTTCACGTCGCGGTGCAGCACCCCGGCGGCGTGCGCCGCGCGCAGCGCCGCGATCATCCCGCGCCCGATGCGGGCGGCCTCCTCGGGGGTG from Streptomyces albireticuli carries:
- a CDS encoding LuxR C-terminal-related transcriptional regulator, which encodes MTTEETTERHVRVVLVDDHRMFRTGVQAEIGATDRTGVEVVGEAADVDQAVTVITATRPEVVLLDVHLPGGGGVEVLRRCAPLMADPEHPVRFLALSVSDAAEDVIGVIRGGARGYVTKTITGTDLVDAVFRVKDGDAVFSPRLAGFVLDAFASTDAPPVDEDLDRLTQREREVLRLIARGYAYKEIAKQLFISVKTVESHVSAVLRKLQLSNRHELTRWATARRLV
- a CDS encoding serine/threonine-protein kinase; translated protein: MTESVSGSAAAGPWPDQGRLIAGRYRLLDRIGRGGMGTVWRTQDELLDRQVALKQLHVSPYLDEDELATLYERTRREARAAARINHPNVVVVHDVVDDRGLPCIVMEYVPSRTLGDVLQDGTVTPEEAARIGRGMIAALRAAHAAGVLHRDVKPGNVLLGADGRVVLTDFGIARSTGTSTLTKTGEMVGSIDYIAPERVKGGKPGPASDLWALGATLYQALEGRPPFRKDTAVETAYAIAMDPLEPPRRAGALTRLVETLLAKEPDLRPPAELAEQILREPAAEAETTLMPVGTPDAAPGSDLGDARAEAPRPVAPAAEPVTVPEPVPVDGAGDRKGEGQATSDRKGDSGERRPKRASLWIAIAVSVVAVAGLAGGAALYLRDGGTEDTTARDAPAKDAPKPDASPAPARPSASTTPLPPVPKGYHLVKEEKLGVSFPVPDGWTRRAKSAVEVDYIDRTGLVNLKVNVLGFASPDHLQHWKDVESQMRTKVDGYQRGRMQETTYRGEPAAVWEFEFKGRARDFRAIDLGFGREGGSEYAIYLSGPKADWERHRPVFDAVRDGFRPGR
- a CDS encoding ATP-binding protein; this encodes MTTAPPSPTPPRADIPPRKLYRSAEGRMLGGVARGLAGHLGAPVSWVRIVFLALLLAQGMGAVLYAVFWFVVPLGVGGVEAPRPAPAETLPDGRRRLFARKPDRGQVVALLALVIGAAIFVDNLHLGRANAYIWPLLLVGAGVALVWRQADNARRAHWMEVSRRKRVLPLARGAAGVALAGIGVTGIVVLQGSAEHLGTVLQASLAVLVGIALLAGPSLVRMTQDLSAERTMRIRAQERAEVAAHVHDSVLHTLTLIQRNAEDPREVARLARAQERELRAWLYRPEGRGKDEAEEPTTLAEAVKATAAEVEDHHGVPIEVVVVGDCPLDERLAAQMQAAREAMVNAAKYGGEGGAVQVYAEVEGRTVFLSVRDRGPGFDLDAVPDDRMGVRESIIGRMQRNGGTARLRSVPGGGTEVELEMERAAA